From the genome of Fundulus heteroclitus isolate FHET01 chromosome 9, MU-UCD_Fhet_4.1, whole genome shotgun sequence, one region includes:
- the LOC110367718 gene encoding uncharacterized protein LOC110367718 isoform X2, whose translation MDLAGTCWLLVGLVFLMFPAAELSSLNCSVIRLPSCTFRYRPAQWTRSAGCNAFWEDHDRVVIAQDSEFNQTLVETLTDEHIDLKICQRHLRYTLDCLKAVQTVDCRVNCSLLELHDCPPAAKFCFSESACFDSFTAGLFFGGVAGAVLLVLIIWWAVTKYKRRKSAAVNVLYAAPTDQVQKLEDGALGKQIHIHVEPAELT comes from the exons ATGGACCTGGCAGGCACCTGCTGGTTGTTGGTTG GCTTGGTGTTTCTGATGTTTCCTGCAGCAGAGCTCTCATCTCTGAACTGCAGCGTCATCAGACTTCCCAGCTGCACCTTCAGGTACCGGCCGGCCCAGTGGACCCGCTCCGCTGGCTGCAACGCGTTCTGGGAGGACCACGAC AGGGTTGTGATTGCCCAGGATTCTGAATTCAACCAAACTCTCGTAGAGACTCTGACAGACGAGCACATCGACCTGAAGATCTGCCAACGTCACCTGAGATACACGCTGGACTGTCTGAAG GCTGTGCAGACGGTCGACTGCAGAG TGAACTGCAGCCTCTTGGAGCTCCATGactgtcctccagcagcca AGTTCTGCTTCTCTGAATCGGCGTGCTTCGACAGTTTTACTGCAGGTCTCTTCTTCGGTGGTGTAGCTGGTGCCgtcctcctggttctgatcatCTGGTGGGCCGTCACCAAATACAAACGCAGGAAATCTGCAGCTGTGAACGTCTTGTATGCTGCACCGACTGATCAGGTTCAGAAACTAGAAGATGGAGCCCTTGGGAAACAGATCCACATCCATGTGGAACCTGCAGAACTAACTTAG
- the LOC110367718 gene encoding uncharacterized protein LOC110367718 isoform X1 — protein sequence MDGKASRFTEGVNTLMHMKQNIMTSWLMVPKLFSCVSGLVFLMFPAAELSSLNCSVIRLPSCTFRYRPAQWTRSAGCNAFWEDHDRVVIAQDSEFNQTLVETLTDEHIDLKICQRHLRYTLDCLKAVQTVDCRVNCSLLELHDCPPAAKFCFSESACFDSFTAGLFFGGVAGAVLLVLIIWWAVTKYKRRKSAAVNVLYAAPTDQVQKLEDGALGKQIHIHVEPAELT from the exons ATGGATGGCAAAGCCAGCAGGTTTACGGAGGGCGTGAATACTTTGATGCATATGAAGCAGAACATTATGACCAGCTGGCTAATGGTGCCTAAACTGTTTTCATGTGTTTCAGGCTTGGTGTTTCTGATGTTTCCTGCAGCAGAGCTCTCATCTCTGAACTGCAGCGTCATCAGACTTCCCAGCTGCACCTTCAGGTACCGGCCGGCCCAGTGGACCCGCTCCGCTGGCTGCAACGCGTTCTGGGAGGACCACGAC AGGGTTGTGATTGCCCAGGATTCTGAATTCAACCAAACTCTCGTAGAGACTCTGACAGACGAGCACATCGACCTGAAGATCTGCCAACGTCACCTGAGATACACGCTGGACTGTCTGAAG GCTGTGCAGACGGTCGACTGCAGAG TGAACTGCAGCCTCTTGGAGCTCCATGactgtcctccagcagcca AGTTCTGCTTCTCTGAATCGGCGTGCTTCGACAGTTTTACTGCAGGTCTCTTCTTCGGTGGTGTAGCTGGTGCCgtcctcctggttctgatcatCTGGTGGGCCGTCACCAAATACAAACGCAGGAAATCTGCAGCTGTGAACGTCTTGTATGCTGCACCGACTGATCAGGTTCAGAAACTAGAAGATGGAGCCCTTGGGAAACAGATCCACATCCATGTGGAACCTGCAGAACTAACTTAG